The Micromonospora sp. NBC_01740 genome includes a window with the following:
- a CDS encoding adenosylcobinamide amidohydrolase, whose product MLSEPVLTARQEDGRDVPLLFWRADRPLRAVSSAPLGGGIGVRHWVVNATVPMSYDRDDPAEHLAELADRLDLDGPGVGLLTGVDVAEVVARTDTGVRAWATVGLGTPVRAAEPAPAALAQRVGTVNIVVYVPARLGDAALVNAVATATEAKAQAIAELGVPGTGTPTDAVTVLCPVDGPESAYGGPRSTWGAPLARAVHAAVTAGGAGTVVPWSDRLAG is encoded by the coding sequence GTGCTGAGTGAACCCGTGCTGACCGCCCGCCAGGAGGACGGTCGGGACGTCCCGCTGCTGTTCTGGCGCGCCGACCGCCCGCTGCGCGCGGTCAGTTCCGCGCCGCTGGGCGGCGGGATCGGCGTCCGGCACTGGGTCGTCAACGCGACCGTGCCCATGTCGTACGACCGGGACGACCCCGCCGAACACCTGGCCGAACTGGCCGACCGGCTCGACCTCGACGGGCCCGGGGTGGGCCTGCTGACCGGGGTGGACGTCGCCGAGGTGGTCGCCCGGACGGACACCGGCGTGCGGGCCTGGGCGACGGTCGGCCTGGGCACCCCGGTCCGGGCGGCGGAGCCCGCCCCCGCGGCGCTGGCCCAGCGGGTCGGCACCGTCAACATCGTGGTGTACGTCCCGGCGCGGCTCGGCGACGCCGCCCTCGTCAACGCGGTGGCCACCGCCACCGAGGCGAAGGCGCAGGCGATCGCCGAGTTGGGCGTGCCGGGTACCGGCACCCCGACGGACGCGGTCACCGTGCTCTGCCCGGTCGACGGGCCCGAGTCGGCGTACGGCGGACCGCGCTCCACCTGGGGCGCCCCGCTGGCCCGGGCCGTGCACGCCGCCGTGACGGCCGGCGGGGCGGGCACCGTGGTCCCGTGGTCGGACCGACTGGCGGGCTGA
- the nth gene encoding endonuclease III: MTTSSSGFTETDLGRTRRARRIGRALTDTHPDAHCELDHSNALELAVATILSAQCTDKKVNEVTPKLFARYPSAADYAGADRTELEELIRPTGFYRNKTDSLIKLGQALVERYDGRVPGKLADLVTLPGIGRKTANVILGNAFDVPGITVDTHFQRLVQRWRLTAETDPVKIEHAIGALFPRRDWTMLSHRIIFHGRRVCHARKPACGACTLVKLCPSYGTGPTEPAAAAKLLKGPRARDLAVAAGVDPELVPVQAVVAEAP; the protein is encoded by the coding sequence GTGACCACGAGTTCCTCCGGCTTCACCGAGACCGACCTCGGGCGCACCCGTCGCGCCCGGCGGATCGGCCGGGCGCTGACCGACACCCACCCTGACGCGCACTGTGAACTGGACCACTCCAACGCCCTGGAGCTGGCCGTCGCGACGATCCTCTCCGCGCAGTGCACGGACAAGAAGGTCAACGAGGTCACCCCGAAGCTCTTCGCCCGCTACCCGAGCGCGGCCGACTACGCGGGGGCGGACCGGACGGAGCTGGAGGAGCTGATCCGGCCCACCGGCTTCTACCGCAACAAGACCGACTCGCTGATCAAGCTCGGCCAGGCCCTCGTGGAGCGGTACGACGGCCGGGTCCCCGGCAAGCTCGCCGACCTGGTGACGCTCCCCGGCATCGGCCGCAAGACCGCCAACGTCATCCTCGGCAACGCCTTCGACGTCCCCGGGATCACCGTCGACACCCACTTCCAGCGGCTGGTCCAGCGCTGGCGGCTGACCGCCGAGACCGACCCCGTCAAGATCGAGCACGCGATCGGGGCGCTCTTCCCCCGGCGCGACTGGACCATGCTGTCGCACCGGATCATCTTCCACGGCCGGCGGGTCTGCCACGCCCGCAAGCCGGCCTGCGGGGCGTGCACCCTGGTGAAGCTGTGCCCGTCGTACGGCACCGGCCCGACCGAGCCGGCGGCGGCCGCGAAGCTGCTCAAGGGCCCCCGGGCCCGGGACCTGGCGGTGGCGGCCGGGGTCGACCCGGAGCTGGTGCCGGTCCAGGCCGTCGTGGCGGAGGCCCCGTGA
- a CDS encoding phosphatase PAP2 family protein yields the protein MSPSGPRTLTAPPRSSWRGRRLHPDHARGLRLTLAAAAAFLVAVPFTLLAVLVLGDWSPLRRLDTAVTDTLVGYAADHPAWVRLMTLWTDVFAPMPLRVGALVLVLWLVRRGARQLAVWVAVTMTVGGLLSPLLKLLVGRPRPDLPDPVAEAPGLAFPSGHALNAALAAGVLLVVFLPYARPAGRRVVWTAALLLALVTGFSRVALGVHWTSDVLAGWLLGAAVVAATAAALTVWRADPPGRPAPPTGHGPAAGTGS from the coding sequence ATGAGCCCGTCCGGCCCGCGTACGCTCACCGCCCCGCCGCGCTCCTCGTGGCGGGGCCGCCGCCTGCACCCGGACCACGCCCGGGGTCTGCGGCTGACCCTCGCCGCGGCGGCCGCGTTCCTGGTGGCGGTGCCGTTCACGCTGCTGGCCGTCCTGGTCCTGGGGGACTGGTCCCCGCTGCGCCGGCTGGACACGGCGGTCACCGACACGCTGGTCGGCTACGCCGCCGACCACCCGGCGTGGGTACGCCTGATGACCCTCTGGACCGACGTGTTCGCCCCGATGCCGCTGCGCGTCGGCGCCCTGGTCCTGGTCCTCTGGCTGGTCCGCCGGGGTGCCCGGCAGCTGGCGGTCTGGGTGGCCGTCACCATGACGGTCGGCGGCCTGCTCAGCCCGCTGCTCAAGCTGCTCGTCGGCCGGCCCCGGCCGGACCTGCCGGACCCGGTGGCCGAGGCGCCCGGCCTGGCCTTCCCGTCCGGGCACGCGCTCAACGCCGCCCTCGCGGCCGGGGTGCTGCTGGTGGTGTTCCTCCCGTACGCCCGGCCGGCCGGGCGCCGGGTGGTGTGGACGGCCGCCCTGCTGCTCGCCCTGGTGACCGGGTTCAGCCGGGTGGCCCTCGGCGTGCACTGGACCAGCGACGTGCTGGCCGGCTGGCTGCTCGGCGCGGCCGTGGTGGCCGCGACCGCCGCCGCCCTCACCGTCTGGCGGGCCGACCCGCCGGGCCGCCCGGCGCCGCCCACGGGTCACGGGCCGGCGGCGGGTACGGGGAGCTGA
- a CDS encoding CapA family protein: MYAAASSPRRRAALALGGLLAVLLTAGCGGPGSGSDAVWQPGAGGGNTGAPVRSGEPTSTTQPAEQAISLSATGDIIMGNAPNRLPPNGGKGFFDSVEKALAADLVMGNLEEPLTVDTGTGKCGPNSTRCFQFRAPPEYAAHLRDAGFDLLNQANNHGYDFGPRGYENTQKALEKYDLAHTGAPDQITVVDVKGVKVAVAGFSSYVWSNSLTDIAAAKKVITKAAGMADIVVVQVHMGGEGSEKTRVRPGTEMFLGENRGDPVKFSKAMIDAGADLIVGHGPHVLRGMEFYKGRLIAYSLGNFAGGGNSLSNAGRLGWGGVLKVSLKPDGSWAGGSFVSTYMNSIGKPTMDKDDRGLGLMKQLTKSDFPETGADFDDSGAISAPQGG, from the coding sequence ATGTACGCTGCCGCCTCCTCTCCGCGTCGCCGGGCCGCACTCGCCCTCGGCGGACTCCTCGCCGTCCTGCTCACCGCCGGCTGTGGAGGTCCCGGGTCCGGGTCCGACGCGGTCTGGCAGCCCGGCGCGGGCGGCGGCAACACCGGCGCCCCGGTCCGCTCCGGCGAGCCCACGAGCACCACCCAGCCCGCCGAGCAGGCGATCTCGCTCTCGGCGACCGGCGACATCATCATGGGCAACGCGCCGAACCGGCTGCCCCCCAACGGCGGGAAGGGCTTCTTCGACTCGGTCGAGAAGGCGCTCGCCGCCGACCTGGTGATGGGCAACCTGGAGGAGCCGCTCACCGTCGACACCGGCACCGGCAAGTGCGGCCCGAACTCGACCCGCTGCTTCCAGTTCCGGGCCCCGCCGGAGTACGCCGCGCACCTGCGCGACGCGGGCTTCGACCTGCTCAACCAGGCCAACAACCACGGCTACGACTTCGGGCCGAGGGGCTACGAGAACACCCAGAAGGCGCTGGAGAAGTACGACCTCGCGCACACCGGGGCGCCCGACCAGATCACGGTGGTCGACGTCAAGGGGGTCAAGGTCGCGGTTGCCGGCTTCTCGTCGTACGTCTGGTCCAACAGCCTCACCGACATCGCCGCCGCGAAGAAGGTGATCACCAAGGCGGCCGGCATGGCCGACATCGTGGTGGTGCAGGTGCACATGGGCGGCGAGGGCTCCGAGAAGACGCGGGTGCGGCCCGGCACCGAGATGTTCCTCGGCGAGAACCGGGGCGACCCGGTCAAGTTCTCGAAGGCGATGATCGACGCCGGGGCGGACCTGATCGTCGGGCACGGCCCGCACGTGCTGCGCGGCATGGAGTTCTACAAGGGCCGGCTGATCGCGTACAGCCTGGGCAACTTCGCCGGCGGAGGCAACTCGCTGAGCAACGCCGGCCGGCTCGGCTGGGGCGGGGTGCTGAAGGTCTCGCTGAAGCCGGACGGGAGCTGGGCCGGCGGCTCGTTCGTCTCCACGTACATGAACTCCATCGGCAAGCCGACCATGGACAAGGACGACCGCGGGCTGGGCCTGATGAAGCAGCTCACCAAGAGCGACTTCCCGGAGACCGGGGCCGACTTCGACGACTCGGGCGCGATCAGCGCGCCGCAGGGCGGCTGA
- a CDS encoding metallophosphoesterase family protein produces MLNRVAVLSDIHGALPALEAVLAEPDVAAADLIVLTGDIAAGPQPVEVLDLLADLGDRACWVRGNADRELVEARAGHLSPVDVSNWAAELLRDDQLARLAALPLTVTLEIAGLGPVLFCHATPRDDEEVVLVDSRMERWAEVLADVPAEVGTVVCGHTHMPFTRLADRRLIVNPGSIGMPYGGPGAFWALLGPGVDLRRTPFDVDAACARVAAESGFPDAADWADEYLRSRHSDAAALAVFAPRDGR; encoded by the coding sequence ATGCTGAACCGGGTCGCCGTTCTCTCCGACATCCATGGTGCGCTGCCGGCGCTGGAGGCCGTGCTGGCCGAGCCGGACGTCGCCGCCGCCGACCTGATCGTGCTCACCGGCGACATCGCGGCCGGCCCGCAGCCGGTCGAGGTGCTGGACCTGCTCGCCGACCTCGGCGACCGGGCCTGCTGGGTGCGCGGCAACGCCGACCGTGAGCTGGTGGAGGCCCGGGCCGGGCACCTCTCTCCGGTCGACGTCTCCAACTGGGCGGCCGAGCTGCTGCGCGACGACCAGCTGGCCCGGTTGGCGGCGCTGCCGCTGACGGTCACCCTGGAGATCGCCGGCCTCGGTCCGGTGTTGTTCTGCCACGCCACCCCCCGCGACGACGAGGAGGTCGTGCTCGTCGACTCCCGGATGGAACGCTGGGCGGAGGTGCTCGCCGACGTCCCCGCCGAGGTGGGAACGGTGGTCTGCGGGCACACCCACATGCCGTTCACCCGGCTGGCCGACCGCCGGCTGATCGTCAACCCGGGCAGCATCGGGATGCCCTACGGCGGCCCCGGCGCCTTCTGGGCGCTCCTCGGGCCCGGCGTGGACCTGCGGCGTACCCCCTTCGACGTGGACGCCGCCTGCGCCCGGGTGGCGGCCGAGTCGGGCTTTCCCGACGCCGCCGACTGGGCGGACGAGTACCTGCGCTCCCGACACAGCGACGCCGCGGCCCTCGCGGTCTTCGCCCCGCGCGACGGCCGCTGA
- a CDS encoding TlpA family protein disulfide reductase, translating into MKRRLVALLVPVLLAVAGCTAGTEEKDPGPTDRQKAAASRPSPFQDCSALGTPPASAAPAAPAGGGGQALPELTLNCFTGGAPVALRALRGPAVINVWASWCPPCRKELPAFQRLSQRAAGQLQVVGVNNQDGREAAQAIGEDFGVRFPVLVDQGERLKRELNRKAIPLTVFVDGQGRIRHVDSSGALDDARLADLVRQHLGVTVPA; encoded by the coding sequence GTGAAGCGCCGGCTCGTCGCCCTGCTCGTACCCGTGCTGCTGGCCGTCGCGGGGTGCACCGCCGGCACCGAGGAGAAGGACCCGGGCCCCACCGACCGGCAGAAGGCCGCCGCGAGCCGGCCGTCGCCCTTCCAGGACTGCTCCGCCCTCGGTACGCCGCCCGCGTCCGCCGCACCCGCCGCCCCGGCCGGGGGCGGGGGCCAGGCGTTGCCCGAGCTGACCCTGAACTGCTTCACCGGCGGCGCCCCGGTCGCCCTGCGCGCCCTGCGCGGCCCGGCGGTGATCAACGTCTGGGCGTCCTGGTGCCCGCCCTGCCGCAAGGAACTGCCCGCCTTCCAGCGGCTCAGCCAGCGGGCCGCCGGCCAGCTCCAGGTGGTCGGGGTCAACAACCAGGACGGCCGCGAGGCGGCCCAGGCCATCGGCGAGGACTTCGGCGTCCGCTTCCCGGTCCTGGTCGACCAGGGTGAGCGCCTGAAGCGGGAGCTGAACCGCAAGGCCATCCCCCTGACCGTCTTCGTCGACGGGCAGGGCCGCATCCGGCACGTGGACTCCAGCGGCGCCCTCGACGACGCCCGGCTGGCGGACCTGGTCCGCCAGCACCTCGGCGTGACGGTGCCGGCGTGA
- a CDS encoding TetR/AcrR family transcriptional regulator, with translation MSASTRVPQQERSRATQARLLEATVECLVEHGWSGTTTTVVAARAGVSRGAQLHHYPTKAALVTAAVAHLAERRAEELRTEAEALPPGPQRLDRVIDLLGAAFTGPLFVAALELWVAARTDRELREALVPLEARVGREMHRLTVALLDVDERRPGVREAVQATLDLLRGLGVANLLNDDSSRRAALLHTWKRQLATLLTP, from the coding sequence ATGTCCGCATCGACCCGCGTCCCTCAGCAGGAACGCAGCCGCGCCACCCAGGCGCGGCTGCTGGAGGCGACCGTCGAGTGCCTGGTCGAGCACGGCTGGTCCGGCACCACCACCACCGTCGTCGCAGCCCGGGCCGGCGTCTCGCGCGGCGCCCAGCTGCACCACTACCCCACCAAGGCCGCGCTGGTCACGGCCGCCGTCGCCCACCTCGCGGAGCGGCGGGCGGAGGAGCTGCGCACCGAGGCCGAGGCGCTGCCGCCCGGCCCCCAGCGGCTCGACCGGGTGATCGACCTGCTCGGCGCGGCCTTCACCGGCCCGCTCTTCGTCGCCGCCCTCGAACTCTGGGTCGCCGCGCGCACCGACCGGGAGCTGCGCGAGGCCCTGGTGCCGCTGGAGGCCCGGGTCGGCCGCGAGATGCACCGGCTCACCGTCGCGCTGCTCGACGTGGACGAACGCCGTCCGGGCGTACGCGAGGCGGTGCAGGCGACCCTCGACCTGCTCCGCGGGCTCGGGGTGGCCAACCTGCTCAACGACGATTCGTCCCGCCGCGCCGCCCTGCTGCACACCTGGAAGCGCCAGCTCGCCACCCTGCTCACCCCCTGA
- a CDS encoding Crp/Fnr family transcriptional regulator: MDEVLARSGIFQGVDPEAAEALAKEMETLEVRKGEIVFNEGEPGDSLYILLSGKIKVGRRAADGRQNLIAVMGPSDMVGELSLFDPGPRTATATAVTDTRLVRLRKQALRPWLNNRPEIAEQLLRVLARRLRRTNDSLADLIFTDVPGRVAKNLLQMAGRFGTRDGGVLRVTHDLTQEEIAQLVGASRETVNKALADFASRGWLRLDGKSIIILDPERLARRARV, encoded by the coding sequence ATGGACGAGGTACTGGCCCGCAGCGGGATCTTCCAGGGCGTCGACCCGGAGGCTGCCGAGGCGCTCGCCAAGGAGATGGAGACGCTCGAGGTCCGCAAGGGCGAGATCGTCTTCAACGAGGGCGAGCCCGGCGACAGTCTCTACATCCTGCTGTCCGGCAAGATCAAGGTGGGTCGGCGGGCTGCCGACGGCCGGCAGAACCTGATCGCGGTGATGGGCCCGTCGGACATGGTGGGCGAGCTGTCGCTCTTCGACCCCGGCCCCCGCACGGCGACCGCTACCGCGGTGACCGACACCCGGCTGGTGCGGCTGCGCAAGCAGGCCCTGCGCCCGTGGCTGAACAACCGGCCGGAGATCGCCGAGCAGCTGCTCCGCGTGCTCGCGCGCCGGCTGCGGCGGACGAACGACTCGCTGGCCGACCTGATCTTCACGGACGTGCCCGGCCGCGTCGCCAAGAACCTGCTCCAGATGGCCGGCCGCTTCGGCACCCGCGACGGCGGCGTGCTGCGGGTGACCCACGACCTCACCCAGGAGGAGATCGCCCAGCTCGTCGGCGCCTCCCGGGAGACCGTCAACAAGGCGCTGGCCGACTTCGCCTCGCGTGGGTGGCTGCGCCTGGACGGCAAGAGCATCATCATCCTCGACCCGGAGCGCCTGGCCCGCCGCGCCCGCGTCTGA
- a CDS encoding NUDIX hydrolase, with the protein MNRRPPGWFDPLLTRLGSARSEDFTRLVTPESGGRESAVLVLLGEEPGAGPDVLILQRAATLRNHAGQPAFPGGAADPEDADARATALREANEEVGLDPTSVTVLAELPKLWIPVSDFVVTPVLAWWHAPHPVHPREPAEVAHVARLPVAELVDPANRMRVRHPSGWIGPAFSARGMLVWGFTAGVLAALLDMGGWARPWPRDRVVDLPPTGATPAPSAGTDAVDETPVR; encoded by the coding sequence GTGAACCGGCGTCCGCCGGGCTGGTTCGACCCGCTGCTGACCCGGCTCGGTAGTGCGCGCAGCGAGGACTTCACCCGGCTGGTCACCCCGGAGAGCGGGGGGCGGGAGAGCGCGGTGCTGGTGCTGCTCGGCGAGGAGCCCGGCGCCGGCCCGGACGTGCTGATCCTCCAGCGGGCGGCCACCCTGCGCAACCACGCGGGGCAGCCCGCCTTCCCCGGCGGCGCGGCCGACCCGGAGGACGCCGACGCCCGGGCGACCGCGCTGCGCGAGGCGAACGAGGAGGTCGGCCTCGACCCGACCAGCGTCACCGTCCTGGCGGAGCTGCCGAAGCTCTGGATCCCGGTCAGCGACTTCGTGGTCACCCCGGTGCTCGCCTGGTGGCACGCGCCGCACCCGGTGCATCCCCGGGAGCCGGCCGAGGTGGCGCACGTGGCCCGGCTGCCGGTCGCCGAGCTGGTCGACCCGGCGAACCGGATGCGGGTCCGCCACCCGAGCGGCTGGATCGGCCCGGCCTTCTCGGCGCGCGGGATGCTGGTCTGGGGCTTCACCGCCGGGGTGCTGGCCGCCCTGCTCGACATGGGCGGCTGGGCCCGGCCGTGGCCCCGCGACCGGGTCGTGGACCTGCCGCCGACCGGGGCCACCCCGGCGCCCTCGGCCGGCACCGACGCGGTCGACGAGACCCCGGTGCGCTGA
- a CDS encoding MarP family serine protease: MSAVDLVLLLLMLVFAISGYRQGFVIGVLSFSGFFLGALVGLQLGPLLAQQFVDSGTRVLISLVAIFGLAVVGQALAGWLGSHLRKTITNDVAKRVDDVGGAFVSLFAVLLVAWLVAVPLGSSSLPWLASSVRNSALLTVVDRVLPDQAQQLSTALRDTVDTNGFPDVFGDLAPTRARQVSPPDPALAGSQVVVNSQRSVVKVLGSAPSCSRRIEGSGFVYADDRVMTNAHVVAGTRSTVVELNGERYDSKVVVYDPDRDLAVLHVPGLPGPSMRFAAGNAGSGADAIVLGFPLDGPYNAQSARIRDVNRITGPDIYSGGNVTREVYTIRALVQSGNSGGPLVSSNGLVLGVIFAAVADDPNTGFAVTAAEARPVALAGAERTRAVGTGECT; encoded by the coding sequence GTGTCCGCCGTGGATCTCGTACTGCTGCTGCTCATGCTCGTGTTCGCGATCAGCGGATACCGCCAGGGCTTCGTCATCGGGGTGCTGTCGTTCTCCGGCTTCTTCCTGGGCGCGTTGGTGGGCCTCCAACTGGGGCCGCTGCTGGCACAGCAGTTCGTCGACAGCGGCACCCGGGTGCTGATCTCCCTGGTGGCGATCTTCGGGCTGGCGGTGGTCGGCCAGGCGCTCGCCGGCTGGCTCGGTTCGCACCTGCGCAAGACGATCACCAATGACGTGGCCAAGCGGGTCGACGACGTCGGCGGGGCGTTCGTCTCGCTCTTCGCCGTGCTGCTGGTCGCCTGGCTCGTCGCGGTGCCGCTCGGCTCGTCGTCGCTGCCCTGGCTGGCCTCGTCGGTGCGCAACAGTGCGCTGCTCACGGTGGTCGACCGGGTCCTGCCCGACCAGGCGCAGCAGCTCTCCACGGCGCTGCGGGACACCGTCGACACCAACGGCTTCCCCGACGTCTTCGGCGACCTCGCGCCCACCCGCGCCCGTCAGGTGTCCCCGCCGGATCCGGCGCTCGCCGGCTCGCAGGTGGTGGTCAACAGCCAGCGTTCGGTGGTCAAGGTGCTCGGCTCCGCCCCGAGCTGCTCGCGCCGGATCGAGGGCTCCGGCTTCGTCTACGCCGACGACCGGGTGATGACCAACGCGCACGTCGTCGCCGGGACCCGGTCCACCGTCGTCGAGCTGAACGGCGAGCGGTACGACAGCAAGGTGGTCGTCTACGACCCCGACCGGGACCTGGCCGTCCTGCACGTGCCGGGGCTGCCCGGCCCGTCGATGCGGTTCGCCGCCGGCAACGCGGGCAGCGGCGCGGACGCGATCGTGCTGGGCTTCCCGCTCGACGGGCCGTACAACGCCCAGTCCGCGCGGATCCGGGACGTCAACCGGATCACCGGGCCCGACATCTATTCCGGCGGCAACGTGACCCGGGAGGTCTACACGATCCGGGCGCTCGTGCAGAGCGGCAACTCCGGGGGCCCGCTGGTCTCGTCGAACGGGCTGGTGCTCGGGGTGATCTTCGCGGCGGTGGCCGACGATCCGAACACCGGCTTCGCGGTGACCGCGGCCGAGGCCCGCCCGGTGGCCCTCGCCGGCGCCGAGCGCACCCGCGCCGTCGGCACCGGCGAGTGCACCTGA
- a CDS encoding acyclic terpene utilization AtuA family protein produces MSDVLRVGNASGFYGDRFTAWREMLDGGEVDVLTGDYLAELTMLILGRDRLRDPSLGYAKTFLRQLEGCLGTALDRGVRIVTNAGGLNPAGLAAAIGSLADRLGLTVRVGYVEGDALARPDALTANAYLGAYGIAACLDGGADVVVTGRVTDASLVVGPAIARFGWGRDDLYALAGATVAGHLVECGAQVTGGNFSFFTELPDGGRRPGFPVAELHPDGSCVITKHPGTGGAVTVETVTAQLLYEVGGPAYLGPDVVTRLDTVTLSADGPDRVRVSGVRGTPPPATLKVGVNNLGGFRNSMTFVLCGLDIPAKAALVRSQVEAAVGTEGLAFTLARTDHADAVDTEAASALLHVHLRDGDKARAGRAFSAAAVELALASYPGCTLTTLPGDATPYGVFTADSVPQDAVPHVAVLPSGERVSIPPPARTAGPPDEPGSPAGPPDATTPDRPTPDATASDGTAPDGTAPAADRPVRRAPLGELVGARSGDKGGDANLGVWARTDATWRWLRGWLTTARLRELLPETAPLTVERYELPNLRAVNFVVRGLLGQGVAASTRFDPQAKALGELLRSRLVDLPAELTPGPDSPAVGATPREGR; encoded by the coding sequence GTGAGCGACGTGCTGCGGGTGGGCAACGCCTCCGGCTTCTACGGTGACCGGTTCACGGCGTGGCGGGAGATGCTCGACGGCGGCGAAGTGGACGTGCTGACCGGCGACTACCTCGCCGAGCTGACCATGCTGATCCTCGGCCGGGACCGGCTGCGCGACCCCTCCCTCGGCTACGCGAAGACCTTCCTCCGCCAGCTGGAGGGCTGCCTCGGCACGGCGCTCGACCGGGGCGTACGGATCGTGACAAACGCCGGCGGGCTGAACCCGGCCGGCCTGGCCGCCGCCATCGGGTCCCTCGCCGACCGGCTCGGCCTGACCGTCCGGGTCGGGTACGTCGAGGGCGACGCCCTCGCCCGCCCGGACGCGCTGACGGCGAACGCCTACCTGGGGGCGTACGGCATCGCGGCCTGCCTCGACGGCGGGGCGGACGTGGTGGTCACCGGCCGGGTGACCGACGCGTCACTGGTGGTCGGGCCGGCGATCGCCCGGTTCGGCTGGGGGCGCGACGACCTGTACGCGCTGGCCGGGGCGACCGTCGCCGGTCACCTGGTCGAGTGCGGGGCGCAGGTGACCGGGGGCAACTTCAGCTTCTTCACGGAGCTGCCCGACGGCGGGCGGCGCCCCGGCTTCCCGGTCGCCGAGCTGCACCCCGACGGCTCCTGTGTGATCACGAAGCACCCGGGCACGGGCGGCGCGGTCACCGTGGAGACGGTCACCGCCCAGCTGCTCTACGAGGTCGGCGGCCCGGCCTACCTCGGGCCGGACGTGGTGACCCGGCTGGACACGGTCACCCTGAGCGCCGACGGGCCGGACCGGGTACGGGTGAGCGGCGTCCGGGGTACGCCCCCGCCAGCCACGCTCAAGGTGGGCGTCAACAACCTCGGCGGCTTCCGCAACTCGATGACCTTCGTCCTGTGCGGGCTCGACATCCCCGCCAAGGCGGCCCTGGTGCGGAGCCAGGTCGAGGCGGCGGTCGGCACGGAAGGGCTGGCGTTCACCCTGGCCCGCACCGACCACGCCGACGCGGTCGACACCGAGGCGGCGAGCGCGCTGCTGCACGTACACCTGCGCGACGGCGACAAGGCGCGGGCCGGGCGGGCCTTCTCGGCCGCCGCGGTGGAACTGGCCCTGGCCTCCTACCCCGGCTGCACGCTGACCACGCTGCCGGGCGACGCGACGCCCTACGGGGTGTTCACCGCCGACTCCGTGCCGCAGGACGCGGTGCCGCACGTCGCGGTGCTCCCCTCCGGCGAGCGGGTGTCGATCCCGCCGCCGGCGCGGACCGCCGGCCCGCCCGACGAGCCGGGATCCCCCGCCGGCCCGCCTGATGCAACGACACCCGACAGACCGACACCCGACGCAACGGCGTCCGACGGGACGGCGCCCGACGGGACGGCCCCGGCGGCCGACCGGCCCGTCCGGCGCGCGCCGCTCGGCGAGCTGGTCGGGGCGCGCTCCGGCGACAAGGGCGGCGACGCCAACCTCGGCGTCTGGGCCCGCACGGACGCCACCTGGCGGTGGCTGCGCGGCTGGCTGACTACCGCGCGGCTGCGCGAGCTGCTGCCGGAGACCGCGCCGCTGACCGTGGAGCGGTACGAGCTGCCGAACCTGCGGGCCGTCAACTTCGTCGTCCGGGGCCTCCTCGGCCAGGGGGTGGCGGCCTCCACCCGGTTCGATCCGCAGGCCAAGGCGCTCGGCGAGCTGCTCCGGTCCCGGCTCGTCGACCTGCCGGCGGAACTCACGCCCGGCCCGGACTCCCCGGCCGTAGGCGCGACGCCCCGGGAGGGCCGATGA